The genomic stretch TCTCCTTTGATTTTGGTTTTAGAATCTATTAAGAATCCAAACTTCATACCTAAGGTAAAACGCATTTTGTTTTTAGTGACATAACGCATTTCAACAGGAATATCAATATAGGTAACGTTTACTTTCGATCTTTTTAATTTAACCCCAGAAGGAACAGGAGTAAAAGCAATAGAATCACTTTTTACATTAGGAACATAAGCGTTTTTAAGATAAAGGTTCTCTGAAGAAATTCCCAATCCACCTGCAAAACTAAATCCATTATCACCCATCAAATGATTGTACATCAAGAATACATTGGCACCTTGATTGATGGTTCTGGTTTTAATACCTGTAGGCATGTCCATCCAGATGCTGGTATACAAGTCGTAACCAACAGATATTTTTTTCATAGTAGTTTCAGCAACTGGTTGTGCAAATGCTCCAAAACCAATAATGGCTAAAAGTGAAAATATGACTGCTTTTTTCATAAGTTTATTTTGATATTTTTTCTTTGCTAAACTCTAACAACATTCATTAAAGCCAGCTTAGATTTCAAATACTAATTACAATTTATTTTCGGAATCATTTATAAATAATGATGTCCTAAGGTTTTATTATTTCAAATATTGGGGCAAATATACAAAATAATCATCCGAACCCTTGTTCATGATTTTAAGGAATAGGTGCTAAATAATGTTAATAATATAAGATTCAGAGGAAAAGGGGCTCTTTAATGGCCTATTCTTTTCTGAACATATCGGTGTTATCTATCTTCTGACCACTATATTGTTGTATTTCATCATGCATATAAGTCAACTCGATACCCACTTCTTTGAACATCTCCTCTGATTCGTCTCCAGCATGATATTTCCTTTCGCAAACCACTCTTTTTATTCCGCAATTGATAATGAGCATGGCACAAGTTCTGCAAGGAGTCATTCTGCAATAAAGCGTTCCGCCTTCTAGGGCAATTCCTCTTCCTGCTGCTTGGGTGATGGCGTTTTGCTCTGCATGTACTGTTCTTACACAATGTTGTGTAACATGGCCATCCTCATGAATGACTTTTTTAAATAAATGTCCAACATCATCACAATGGGCCAATCCTCTTGGAGAACCCACATAACCCGTCACCAAAATTTGCTTGTCTTTAGTAATCACGCAACCGCTCCTTCCTCTATCGCAAGTGGCTCTTTGGGCTACAGTATCGGCAAGCTGAATGAAATATTCATCCCACGATGGGCGAATGTGAACTTCAGTTTTATGTTTTTCAGACATATTATAGTTTTTCGATGATTTTTTCTGTTTGAATGATTAACTGATTTCTGTCTCCATTATTGTCAATAGAAAAATCGGCCATCTCAATACATTTCTTTAGATTTTGTTTGTTGGGATCGGTGCTGTTCATTTCCCTAGCTTCATTGGCTAGAAATGTTTCGTAGCTGATATGATCAGTCGCGGATGCTCTTAATTTAATTCTCTCGTAACGGACGGCAGCATCAGCATCAACAGCAAAAAGATAAAAACTCCCTTTTTCTCTTAAAGAAGTGATTTCCCCAGGAGTTCTGATGCTTTCAATAATACAGTTTTTACCGCTCTCTAAAGCTTCAAAATATAATTGGTCGGTAACATAAGAAGGCGAATTTTGGGCTCTGAGTTCATTGGCCAAAGAAGTCATGCTATCGCGATTATTGGGCATTCTTCTTTTTTCCATTTCCTTTTGCAAATATCCACGTACTGAAAAATGCGTAAAGCCTTTTTCTTTGGTTAGGTATTTTACAATGCTTCCTTTTCCAGCTCCTAAAGTTCCTGTAATTCCTATAATGATCATTTACTTTCTTTTTTAATGTCTTTTAGCCATTTGGTCATGGTGATGGGTTTATAATCTGATAGTTTATTCATGAGCATTTCCGTATCGCTATCTACCAATAGGTTGTCCAAGTGCTCTTGTCTGATAAATCCTTCGCCCACACCAAGCTCAAAAAACTTCACCAAATGTGAGAAATAATCTTTCACATCTAATAATCCCATGGGCTTTTCAATAATATGCAATTGGTCTAAAACCAAAACCTCGGCTACTTCATCTAAAGTACCAAAACCACCCGGAAGGGCAATAAAAGCATCTGACATTTCAATCATAATGTCTTTTCTTTCGGCCATTGAATCCACGGCTATCATTTCAGTAAGCTCAGTATGGGCCACTTCTTTTTCGATGAGATGATGAGGCATTATGCCTATCACCTCTTTACCAGCAGCCAACATTTTGTCAGCCAATATTTTCATTAAACCCACATTGGCACCACCATAAACTAAGGTCATATCATGTTGGATTAAATAATCGGCTAATTCCTCCGCTTTCTGACGATATATAGGATCGGTTCCCATGCTGGAACCACAAAAAACACATATTTTCTTCATGCTGCGAATTTAGGGAATATTTATATTGGCCTGTAGCTTTGTGAAAGTAATGGCGGATTAATTGTTTTTGAGTATTCCAAGTGCCTTGAGTACTTAGCGTGGTTCTGTCGCATTAATTAGTCAAAGGTAAAAGAATTTCTACTTTTACCACCAACAAAACCATAATTGATGTTCAAGCACCACCGATATCTCAGTATTATCATCCTTCAAGCAGTTTATTTCAAATTAAGGTTCTCCTTAAGCTATAGGGATGTTGAGGAATTGCTTTCAATAGGAGGAGTAAAGGTTGACCACTCCACTATTCAAAGGTGGG from Lentimicrobium sp. L6 encodes the following:
- a CDS encoding cytidine/deoxycytidylate deaminase family protein, giving the protein MSEKHKTEVHIRPSWDEYFIQLADTVAQRATCDRGRSGCVITKDKQILVTGYVGSPRGLAHCDDVGHLFKKVIHEDGHVTQHCVRTVHAEQNAITQAAGRGIALEGGTLYCRMTPCRTCAMLIINCGIKRVVCERKYHAGDESEEMFKEVGIELTYMHDEIQQYSGQKIDNTDMFRKE
- a CDS encoding AAA family ATPase; protein product: MIIIGITGTLGAGKGSIVKYLTKEKGFTHFSVRGYLQKEMEKRRMPNNRDSMTSLANELRAQNSPSYVTDQLYFEALESGKNCIIESIRTPGEITSLREKGSFYLFAVDADAAVRYERIKLRASATDHISYETFLANEAREMNSTDPNKQNLKKCIEMADFSIDNNGDRNQLIIQTEKIIEKL
- a CDS encoding outer membrane beta-barrel protein; translation: MKKAVIFSLLAIIGFGAFAQPVAETTMKKISVGYDLYTSIWMDMPTGIKTRTINQGANVFLMYNHLMGDNGFSFAGGLGISSENLYLKNAYVPNVKSDSIAFTPVPSGVKLKRSKVNVTYIDIPVEMRYVTKNKMRFTLGMKFGFLIDSKTKIKGDAFDEDGTLGYGSTEKQKDMNQLESTRFGVQARVGYKWVHAYAYYSLNKLFVANKGPETYPISVGITFMPF
- a CDS encoding TIGR00730 family Rossman fold protein, coding for MKKICVFCGSSMGTDPIYRQKAEELADYLIQHDMTLVYGGANVGLMKILADKMLAAGKEVIGIMPHHLIEKEVAHTELTEMIAVDSMAERKDIMIEMSDAFIALPGGFGTLDEVAEVLVLDQLHIIEKPMGLLDVKDYFSHLVKFFELGVGEGFIRQEHLDNLLVDSDTEMLMNKLSDYKPITMTKWLKDIKKESK